The following coding sequences are from one Pelagovum sp. HNIBRBA483 window:
- a CDS encoding oxidoreductase: protein MLQLAFLKVRTVVASLVMSAAVALPFSAQAEGLAAPAGDVMLTVSGDIEMTNIGATAAFDQEMLAALPNLTISTTTIWTEGINEYTGVALKDFLAFLGVEDGTLRATAINDYAIEFPVADGLEDGPLLAYLRNGETMSVRDKGPVWLIFPFDDEPKFQNEEYYSRSIWQLDRIEIVE from the coding sequence ATGTTGCAATTGGCATTTCTCAAAGTCCGCACTGTAGTTGCTAGTCTCGTGATGAGTGCCGCCGTTGCACTTCCCTTTTCCGCGCAAGCTGAAGGCCTTGCCGCACCTGCTGGCGACGTCATGCTCACGGTGTCTGGCGATATCGAGATGACAAACATCGGCGCCACAGCAGCGTTCGATCAGGAAATGCTTGCCGCTCTCCCGAATCTCACCATCTCTACGACGACGATCTGGACCGAAGGTATCAATGAATACACAGGCGTCGCTCTAAAAGATTTTCTCGCGTTTCTCGGGGTCGAGGACGGCACGCTTCGCGCGACTGCTATCAACGATTACGCAATCGAATTTCCCGTCGCAGACGGATTGGAAGACGGCCCCCTACTGGCCTATCTCCGTAACGGAGAAACCATGTCCGTTCGTGACAAAGGCCCGGTCTGGCTTATCTTCCCCTTCGACGATGAGCCCAAATTCCAGAACGAGGAATATTATTCGCGCAGCATCTGGCAGTTGGACCGGATCGAGATCGTAGAATAA
- a CDS encoding ATP-binding protein has translation MSTKVNRLESQFLSVESGSWLKLAALGVVLSLCIGTIGFLGFDVQSKIEEHSTATSDNVQWNLSQLEVEFLRLQQAADAAQPNDGPTLDELRRRFDVFYSRMMIFWNGEIYADLRSEQPNFVDHARLIRNTLDDHIPLIDGNNAQLSEGLSDLRLSLDATLPEVRDMSLIGVDHFGAIAADKRNEIKMTLIRLAVVTVALVVSLLSVSYAIFRLYRIATQVAGEKAETNARLSAMVSSTLDAVIVADRDGIIVEFNGAAEDIFGHTAEEAVGSPISDLIIPPRYRRAHEDGMMRFKSTGRRRVVNKGRVQLEALRKDGSEFPCEFSISSTGTGPNEMFVSFLRDISSQVDAEKELLKARDEALASERAKAEFLAVMSHEMRTPLNGMLGTLELLGDTSLNARQKEFLRIMETSGNLLLHHVNDVLDISRIDSGKLEVEMRPFNLESVIEQVIENQRGAAVAQRSKLLTEMVNIKAPMVLGDPQRLQQILINLISNAIKFTQDGEVRVEVESVERGQQYEIRVFDTGIGIAPENLNRIFEDFVTVDASYSRNSGGTGLGLGIVKRLTTALGGEVGVESEEGEGSMFWLRLPMPTLSSGASSSEESTPAESPAQDSSSLNVLVVEDNQINRIVVEEMLKKEGHKVTLATDGQKGVEAAEEDRFDIIFMDISMPVMDGVQAARNIRSGTGPSKDVPIIALTAHALPSDIRSYREAGMNDALIKPITRATLARTLEQNIETVQSGERTEPQTEEAPVEHMLINHENLSTLTNDLGEETVATLMSSFIKETSEIVVQLADDQSLDDQALIATAHKLAGSTAMFGTDHLCNTLRSMEGLGKSGDIDGMRALRSEPRRIWEETLVALRNEVPELIES, from the coding sequence TTGAGTACCAAAGTGAACCGCCTAGAGAGCCAATTTCTTTCAGTCGAGAGCGGCAGCTGGCTTAAGCTGGCCGCCCTTGGTGTCGTCTTGTCTCTCTGCATCGGGACGATCGGGTTTCTGGGTTTTGACGTTCAAAGCAAGATCGAGGAACATTCCACCGCAACATCCGATAACGTGCAGTGGAACCTCTCGCAGCTGGAAGTGGAGTTCCTGCGCCTGCAACAAGCAGCGGACGCAGCGCAACCTAACGACGGTCCGACCCTCGACGAACTCCGGCGCAGGTTCGACGTCTTCTACAGCCGCATGATGATCTTTTGGAACGGCGAAATTTATGCGGATTTGCGCTCTGAACAGCCGAATTTCGTTGATCACGCCCGCTTGATCCGCAACACGCTCGATGACCACATCCCTTTGATCGACGGCAACAACGCGCAATTGTCCGAGGGGCTTTCCGATCTGCGCCTTTCCCTTGATGCGACGCTCCCCGAGGTGCGCGATATGTCATTGATCGGGGTTGACCACTTTGGGGCTATCGCCGCGGACAAGCGCAATGAAATCAAGATGACCCTGATCCGCCTCGCAGTGGTGACGGTTGCTCTGGTGGTATCCCTGCTGAGCGTGTCTTACGCGATTTTCCGCCTCTACCGGATCGCAACCCAAGTCGCCGGAGAGAAAGCCGAAACCAACGCCCGCCTGTCCGCTATGGTATCTTCCACGCTCGACGCTGTGATCGTCGCGGATCGGGACGGTATCATTGTCGAATTCAACGGCGCAGCGGAGGATATCTTCGGCCATACCGCAGAAGAGGCCGTCGGCTCTCCGATTTCCGACCTGATCATCCCCCCGCGCTACCGCCGCGCGCACGAAGACGGGATGATGCGCTTTAAATCGACGGGCCGCCGCAGGGTCGTCAACAAAGGGCGCGTCCAGCTCGAAGCGCTGCGCAAGGATGGTAGCGAATTCCCGTGTGAATTTTCGATCTCCTCCACCGGCACAGGGCCAAACGAAATGTTCGTGTCCTTCCTTCGTGACATATCAAGTCAAGTGGACGCGGAGAAAGAGCTCCTCAAAGCCCGCGACGAAGCCCTTGCCAGCGAACGCGCCAAGGCAGAATTCCTCGCCGTGATGAGCCATGAGATGCGCACCCCTCTCAACGGGATGCTCGGAACGCTCGAACTGCTTGGCGACACGTCCCTCAACGCGCGCCAGAAGGAATTCCTCCGCATCATGGAGACGTCCGGCAATCTCTTGTTGCACCATGTGAACGACGTTCTCGACATCTCGCGCATCGACTCAGGCAAGCTCGAAGTTGAAATGCGCCCGTTCAACCTCGAAAGTGTCATTGAGCAGGTCATAGAAAACCAGCGCGGTGCGGCTGTGGCCCAGCGCAGCAAGTTACTGACCGAGATGGTCAATATCAAAGCGCCGATGGTGCTTGGTGATCCGCAGCGCTTGCAACAAATCCTGATCAACCTGATCTCGAACGCGATCAAGTTCACCCAAGATGGTGAAGTGCGGGTCGAGGTCGAAAGCGTCGAGCGCGGCCAACAGTACGAAATCCGTGTCTTTGACACCGGAATCGGCATCGCACCCGAGAACCTGAACCGCATCTTCGAGGATTTCGTCACCGTGGACGCCTCTTATTCCCGCAATTCCGGCGGCACCGGCCTTGGGCTAGGAATCGTCAAGCGCCTGACAACGGCCCTTGGCGGCGAAGTGGGCGTCGAAAGCGAGGAAGGCGAAGGCTCGATGTTCTGGTTGCGCCTCCCCATGCCGACGCTTTCGAGCGGCGCTTCCTCCAGCGAAGAGTCCACCCCCGCCGAAAGCCCCGCGCAAGACTCCTCATCGCTGAATGTCCTCGTGGTCGAGGACAACCAGATCAACCGCATCGTTGTCGAAGAAATGCTCAAGAAAGAAGGCCACAAGGTCACGCTTGCGACAGATGGCCAAAAAGGGGTCGAAGCCGCAGAAGAAGATCGCTTCGATATCATCTTCATGGATATCTCGATGCCAGTCATGGACGGCGTACAGGCCGCACGGAACATTCGTAGTGGCACCGGCCCGAGCAAGGACGTGCCAATCATCGCCTTGACGGCACACGCCCTGCCCTCGGATATTCGCAGCTACCGCGAAGCCGGCATGAATGATGCACTCATCAAGCCGATCACCCGCGCAACGCTGGCTCGTACACTCGAGCAGAACATTGAGACAGTTCAATCTGGAGAAAGGACGGAACCTCAAACGGAAGAGGCGCCGGTGGAGCATATGCTGATTAATCACGAGAACCTTTCAACACTGACCAACGACCTTGGCGAAGAGACAGTCGCCACCCTGATGAGTTCTTTCATCAAGGAAACCTCCGAAATCGTCGTACAGCTGGCAGACGATCAAAGCCTTGACGATCAGGCGCTGATCGCCACCGCGCACAAACTTGCCGGCTCGACCGCAATGTTCGGCACGGACCACCTGTGCAACACCCTGCGCTCGATGGAAGGCCTCGGCAAATCCGGTGATATAGACGGCATGCGCGCCCTGCGCAGCGAACCGCGCCGCATCTGGGAGGAAACCCTCGTCGCCCTCCGCAACGAAGTGCCAGAGCTGATCGAAAGCTAA
- a CDS encoding response regulator gives MRVLIADDHDLVRETIGAFLLAEGISEVKTAASLDEALVIADETGSFDVVLLDYNMPGMNGLEGLKRMREANDDRPVAIISGTATRDVADAALSGGASGFVPKTLASKSMVTAIRFMAAGEIYAPFGFMQETPAAGDGLLTKREVDVLRGICEGKSNKEIARDLDLQEVTVKLHVKTLSRKLDARNRTHAAMIARDRNLV, from the coding sequence ATGAGAGTTCTAATCGCAGACGACCACGACCTGGTTAGGGAAACGATTGGCGCGTTTTTGTTGGCTGAAGGGATTTCAGAAGTAAAAACAGCAGCCTCGCTTGATGAGGCGCTGGTGATTGCGGACGAAACGGGGAGCTTTGACGTTGTATTGCTCGACTACAACATGCCGGGCATGAACGGGCTAGAGGGGCTCAAGCGCATGCGCGAAGCGAATGATGACCGCCCTGTTGCGATTATCTCCGGTACAGCGACCCGTGACGTGGCCGATGCGGCGTTGAGCGGTGGTGCGTCCGGCTTTGTACCCAAGACACTGGCATCCAAGTCGATGGTAACGGCGATCCGCTTCATGGCGGCGGGTGAAATTTATGCGCCGTTCGGCTTTATGCAGGAAACACCCGCAGCGGGTGACGGGCTGCTGACCAAGCGGGAAGTGGATGTGTTGCGCGGAATTTGCGAAGGGAAGTCCAACAAAGAGATCGCGCGCGATCTGGATTTGCAGGAAGTGACTGTTAAGCTGCATGTGAAGACGCTCAGCCGCAAGCTTGATGCACGCAACCGCACACATGCTGCGATGATCGCACGGGACCGCAACCTCGTCTAG